The following DNA comes from Erigeron canadensis isolate Cc75 chromosome 3, C_canadensis_v1, whole genome shotgun sequence.
GTAAGATTTGAACCATGGTTGATTTTTTCAAGGTTTAAGACCTTATCAATGGACTTATATACTCTATTAAATTATGAATAGTAACACACCTGCATCATGTTCTGATGTTCAAAAATTACGAGTTATTTATTGGTTTTTCCTATTTTTTCGTTTCAGGATACTAACCAATATATTGCGACTTTTTCGTGGCCATATCTCGGAAATTTTGTATCTTATGAATAGTAGTAACTCGTCTGCATGATGAGTTATGATTCATCAAAGTTATACCTCATACCACTATTCGGATTTTGCTACATGATATATTGATATCCTGATCGAGTTTTCAACAACCGATTACTTATTAGCTTTTTTGCACGTTTCTCTTTGCTCTTAaagaaatacgagtatatatttttaataagcCTATCAGTGATAAAACGATTTTAGTTAAACGGTTGAATGTTTAACTCTGATACGACTGTTCccatttttgacattttgtcCAGTATGAATGAGAAATATCGATCACTAGTGTTGTGACAATGACCTGCAACTACCAGATTATTATTCCAAGTTTATTATACGTGGCACTTCTTGAGGGTAGACATGGATTACACATATTTCGGCCATGCCAATTGGTTATCGAGTACTCATTCCGTATTGACAAACGTAACTACGACCTCCTGATTGAAAACTCCCGCTAAGTCGCTAACGAACACATTAACACGATAATGAGCCATTCCTTCCACACAAACTTGTAGAATGGAGAAAGGGCTGGTTGCCAGCCATGTAAGCATTTAAGAAATGATAAGTCATGTAAGCATTTAAGAAATGATAAGTATTATCAATAGCAAAGATCTGATTATTGTAAAACACACGTTAAGATAAAACAGTAATAAAATCTTCACCGTTAGATCATGATAAATTTGATGCCTGAAAATTCATAAAAcacaagtattatataatgtCTCACAAAGACTTTCATAATAAAAATGATTTcctgttaataaaaaaaaaattaattatagattatttaagttttaaacatatatatttcagaAAGTATTTAATTTGTCTAAAAAAGACGGTTCACTTATgactttttatagttttgtttctttattttgacCTTAAATGTTTTGATTGTTTTACGTGAATATTTTGATACACTTGAATATAATTAGATTaagtttgtaattttattttcaatactATCATTTTAATTAACTATTACTCCGTATACGGAGTACTTAAAAAGATGAATTTAGAACAACAAAAagctaaaaagataaaaatggaCAAGTTTTTGAGACGGGAGTAGTTTTTTATACATTGAAATCAACACGGCTTCGTCAATCATCACGTATTTGAAGCTAAAAGCGCGCGCATTAATACCATTTGATGTCTAGATATCGATCAACTTTGGGCGTTATGAGGATATAGCCGAATTGGAAGCCCCTTGGCAGGGCTAGGCATTGGGTTGACTACAATTGGCTCGTTTGGAATCAATTTCTCCCACTTGAACTTTCTTATGAGATGATGCATGAACACTAGTATTTCTAACCGTGCATACTCTTTTCCGGGGCACATACGAGGCCCTCCTCCAAATGGTACAAATGTATATGGTGCTGGTCCATTGCCATCAAATCTCGACGGATCAAACTTTTGAGGTTCGGGAAAAAACTCTGGATTTTTATGAGTCGAATGTGCACTCCAATACAACTGGCCGGAAAATGAAGCAACCATTAGCAGATGAACTAAAATCTtttccatatatgtatatatatttcgtgTACATCGCGTTAGCTTACCTTCCAACCCTTTGGAATGGAATATCCATGGTACATGAAATCGGTAATGACTTCTCTGAAAGTACCTTGAAGTGGTGGGGCTAATCTAAGAACTTCACTTGCTACATTCCAAGAATACTTCATCTTCGATAAATCCTCCCAATTTAGCAATTCTCCCGGTACTTTAGATTTCGCGATTTCTGTTTGttctattaaattatatataacaaattatgTAATCTTTTACATCCGAACGTGGAAACTGTTTCGAAATATATAGATGGTAAAGCTATAACTAACAAATTATGTAGATTAATTATGTAAATGAAGTTTTTATTATGTGAAGAAACAATCAAATGTTCACGAACAAaagaacaaaataaacaaacgAAAGTCATGAACggtaagaaattaaaaatgttCGGTTCTTTTCTTGTTCTAAACCCCTGCTCATATAGGGCGGTAAATGAACCGAACAAACACGAAAAGGACCTTGTTCATTTAACTTAATAAACGGTTCACGAACGGATAAACGAACATAAAGTTGTGTTCACGAACATAATagcttgttcatgttcgttcgtttatgttcacAAACACAAACTAACTACAAGGAACAAACATATAGTTATAAGTATTACAACTTAAATTCaagattacaaaatatatatcaatcgATTAAAAGTTTTACGAAATATTCCTACTTATGATACAACGATACAacatttatctaataaaaaaagatgTTTATATCCTTTCATTGTCTAAAGCTTAAACTTCAAGTCCAATAATATAATAGGATATCTCCTacacttttaatataaaagaagtaattatattttagtttttttataaaaaatattagataGTAGGTATTAATAATCGaatatacattaatatatatatatatatatatatggaaaagttaatatataaggttgtctgaTATCTAAGCTTATGTGTGAAATCCCtcacaaacaaattttttaataatttttgattaatgatTAAATGCTTGGGTCCCATGatatttatgaattaaaaaaataatatgtgaataTTCTACATCTAGGCTTagatacctaacagccttatattctcatcccctatatatatatatatatatatatatatatatatatagggggccCATCCAATGAGAACActataaaaataagaacaagTAAGAACCAATAAGAGAATTTCAAatcatcaaatataaaaaaaggtaatttagACAATTGCAAAatacaattaatttatattctttttcaaGCAGTTTTTGAATCCATAAAATTAACTACCTTTTTCAATTAGAACGTCTTTCATATCATCTATAAATTGTTATATACTAATACATGTTCCATATATTTTATCAAATCCAGAAACAATTTCACATTCATGTTTTTTCAAATTCCTTTTTATAATAGTAATGTATATCCGTTGTCTTTTATATTGTAGTTTTGATGTTTACTTTTTGATCAATGTCCTTTGtgttgatatcatttttggtacTATTGAAATTATTGAAAagaattttacatatataaatggatGCATAACTCTTataaatggatgcacaaaaatcttttataaagaGTCTCGATAACTTTTAAATGTAGATGCTTAACTCGAATTGGATacacaaatcattttaaaaCAATGGATGCAAAACTCGATCCTATTACAATCAGGATGCACTTTTTACTTCATTAACTGTACGAGGATGCATTTTGAATTTGGAAATCACATGCCATGAAATTCaaagttaaaatttaatacgTGAGTTATCTAGTGGGTTGTTTATGGTGTTTTCTTCCTTTCTATTCTTTGGATGCATTTTCTCTTCATTTACCAATGATTCCAAAAAGGATACATAATAGtatattattatacaataaTAACGTTTGAGTAAATTTATCATGTATATTCTAATAAGTTTACTCCTGTGTCTTATACAAATATTATCATCCAACTTTAACAAATATTGAACGTGGAGTTACATGTTGATTGTGTAACTTCTTTTGCTTATCTAAAAACTGCCATGAACGTCTACATGTCGCATgcctttctttcttcttcttcttcttctttttttttttattttttttatttttattttcatttactaTCATGTCCTTTAAAATACATGTAAAAAGACATATTCACCATTAATTCTacataatatttcaaaaacgCCCTCATTCATCTTGGCCTTTAAAATTTTTCATCCAATAGTGATAAACTGTTCTTACTGCTCTTATTTTTAACTTGTTCTTACCGGAAagttatcctatatatataagaaatatttatatttaaaactacTTTTTAGGTATAATTGATTTggtattagtatatataaacaaacatatataaatgaatgaatgttaacgaacataaacaaacaatatTCACGAACGattgttcacgaacataaacaaacaatatTCACGAACGattgttcacgaacataaacgaatGAACGTTCACGAATAGATTATCGaacgttcatgaacataaatgaacgaacggaagttttgtttatattcgttcatttaacaaaaagaaattttttttttgttcatgtaACTACCTCTAGCTAATTTAATGCTTACCTAGTACATTCGGAGTTAATAcccaaaatggtgtcgttgaaaaaaatatttactaaaatggtgtagtttaaaaagtatttactaaaatggtgtttttattaatttttgtggtattttgactaaaaattattgattttataCATAAACCATATTTCTCTTACGTATCAAATAAACTTTATTTCTCTATCATATCATTGATGTTGCtacttcatatttatttatcttaaaattaaaaattatcaacGAGTAAAGCTTTGACTACTTGGTGAGTTTCATTGTTTATCATATACTATATTCTTAttcaatgttttttttctttttgttttatgttatcACGcactttttttgcttttgttttgtcGAAACCAATGATCACATAATATCTCTAAAACTTGAtgatttccatttttttttcttattgttgTTAGTGTTTATATGAATGTGGTACCTTACTTATTCAAGATATATCGAattgattttataatattatgaaaattCATGAGTTATAGAAAGACTcaatgaaaagttaaaaaaatatagatgaaGAGCTACGAATAATGGAACATACAAAATTAGTATTTGGTAATTAATAGATAGATACTAGTTTTGATAGTTTAGCAAAGTTGATAAAACAgatacaatataatttttagtcaaaatcctacaaaattaataaaaacaccattttaataaatatttttattaaaaacaccattttgataaatactttttaaattataccattttgataaatatttttttcaaactatGCCATTTTGAATAGAAGCAAATCTACTTGCTGACACATCTCAAAAAGATGAGTGTGAGTCGTACGCTCATTAATACGACAGTCATGTGTTTCGACTACATCCACATCCATACTATACTGCTATAAATTCCAGAAAGACTTTTCTAGTGATTATGTACCCCCTCTTTAATTTCCTTTTAATCTCGTTAATATCATActtgtttttatctttattgTTTTTAGGCTTGAAAGCTCATCTTACGTATTATTTTAAATAGGACCGGTGGTATCGATAGATCAAAGGGACAACACATTCTCAATTAGCTCACAACTATACAAGTATatatgatagtttttttttttttttaaaggtgtggatcatttgctcgttCTAGaagatctagcttacgttgtcttaattgAGTCCACATTAGAGATCCccttcaccctcaataccttGTAGAAGGAAACCCTTCCAATTAAACTACCTAAACACAACATTTAGTTGGGATAAAACTCTACCCCTCAACAAGACTCAAACATAGATCTTGCACCACTGAAAGATTTGTGTGAAATCTCTTATACCAATGAGTTATTTGCTCGTTGGTAAGTATACATGATAGATAGGTAGTGCACATATATACACTTTAATATTATAACTTTagagaaagaaaaattaattggggactttttcttttttttttacaattttctcTTAATTAACTCACAAAACACCCCTATGattttactttgtttttatGACCTTTTTAGAATccacaataaaaaaaagaaaataataaaaaatccaTATTATAAAGTAATATTGATAGTACCTTTGTAGACTTTGTCGTAAACTTCGGGTAACTCGGCCAAATACTTGACAATAAAAGCGCACGCAGAGCTTGCAGTGTCATGACCACCGATCAATAATCCAAGGATCTTGTCTGCAATATCATATTCTTCCATGAACTTTCCATCTTCATCTGATCTATAGAAAAGCATGTGTGATAGTATATCTTGTGTAGGTGATGCTTTCCCGCTTCCCAAAtcaatttttctttgttttataaTTCCAATGAGTTCTTTTCTGATGAAGTTAGCAGCATTTATCCCTCTCCGGAACGGTGTTCCGGGGAGGTCTATAGGGATTGAGAGCACCCCTGAAGCGATGCTCTCAAATGGAATAGATAAGTACTTGACCCTTTCGGGGTCGTCAATACTGACAAAGATCTTGCATGCAAGCCAAAAAGTAAAGTTCTTGGTAAGTTCATAGGTTACAATTTTGTCCTTGCCTTCCCACTCGTTGGTGAAGTGTTTTTGTGTGATCATGTCCATAATCGGAACGTATCGGTGTAAGGCTTCGGGCTTGAAGAAGTTAGGAAGCATTTTTCTCATCTTAATTGCTTCTATTTTGGATGTTTGGTTTGAAGGGAAAATCTTGTCTATAGAAGAAGGCCACCATGCTTGGACAAGTTTGTTCTCATTACTGAACAAGAACTTGTTACCAGACGAACCGCAAAACACTGCAGTGTCTTCTAACATTAGACAAGTCCTAAAGACCAGAGGTGAGAATTTAGCCATGCGGTCGAAGATGAACTTTTCAGGGTGGCCTTTCCAGCCTGTGGAAAGAAACTCGATACTTTCTCCAATCACGGGCCACCCTTTTCGACCGGGTGGGAGTTTCCCTTTGATAGTTGGTTTATAGTTGTAGTAAAACATGAAATATAATGAGAATGAAACACCAATAACAAAGAGTAGAGATACGAGAGAAGCATAGCAGAAGAGATCCATTTTTTAGAATTTTAATTAGTGCTTTGAGAAATTATTAAGTATATATCGATGTAGCTAGCTAGTACTTATAATTAGTAATGGAAAAATTTGAGTCATGAGGCATGCATTAAATAAGTGATCAGAAATCAACTTGAACACTTCAAAATCTAATTATTTCGTTTAGTGGGGTCAAAAAAAACTTCTAGTATGTTGTATGTTGATGTATCATCGATAATTTTGTGTTTACTATATCTCTTTCGACTCTACGTACATCAAATATCGTACGTCTAGTTTGAACTGCAAAACAAATCAGGCATCATGATAACGTCTAATTAAATTACTTACAGCCAAACTTAgaataatcttaatcttaatatatatatatatatatatatatactataagacagttgaactaatgacttattaatcaatcaaatcgctcaatttcatcaaattgactcttgcttatgtcatcatttagattagctataaattaaaaactctaataatcattatccaaatatattattatattagtatttatactaatttgtagaaaaaatctcattaatttacacttttttgtttttcatcaataattacactttttagccctcaatacttaatttatatttatttttagcatcAACTTGaggagaattttttaaaaagttacaaaaggtatttatatttaattttttaaagttacaatagtcactcaaatcaagaattataattgttatcaaagagtatgaaaacaaccctaattgttatctaattatcataaaacatgtgattgaaagtaaacctattcgtgttatgagtCCGCattatgatcaaatacatatacttgaatatcATGTataagatcacaagtatgtttatattttaattcctaattatctttaataataatatcaaattatgagtacaactggtttcaaaaattttataatagagaaatCATTATAGCATGtaccttgtggaatgactacgacaaacaattccatcaatatgtcttagctaataatgacagtgacgaacatgtgattattgtactataacttgcaaagtataacatttAGAAGTGTATacgttcaaaattataagcttttataaattaaatgtatgaacatctaatattgataatatcgtaaagcTTGTGTCCAgtattggacacgggtctaaaatttaGTTAACATCTAAAAGTCCACTACGCACCAAGAAGTCGTATGCTAAGCATCCggacaaataaagtaaaagaGGCTGGGAAAGAGATGGGATTAATAAGTCTAATGATGCTAAGAGCATTCACAATACATGTATACTTGTATTGCGCGCATTGACATATAATTAATGTCCACATCATGTCAGTTTTAATCGAGTGTTTGTATGTAAGACCATATGtaaattcataatttaaaataacCAAAATCATCACTGTCTTGAAAAAATATCTGAAATTGGAATATTTTTGGAAATTTAGACATCCAAATATAAAAGGTTGGATTGGATATCTGAATATCGATTTTCAAAGTGATAGTGGTGGTGACTTTTCAAGTCAAACCAACACTTAATGGGGTGTGAGACTTATCAAATCCATTCGTGGTTCCCTTTgggtttcaagtttcaaccaTTCGAAACAGCTTCTCGGCTTTTTGACCTTTGTTCGGAAATTTAGAAGCAAATTCCTATCTTGAATAATAAACCTCTCAACTTAATTCCACTACTCCTTGTTCAATTTAAAAAGAAGGTTGGCAATGGTAAGAATACCAAGTTTTATTGGACCAACATTTGGGTAGGTAACGTACGTACGTTAACAACCtctttatccaaaaaaaaaaaaacttcaagatCGCCTCAGTCAAAGACAAAGCACCTCGTTGTTGCCCAGAGTCGAGTTTAACACA
Coding sequences within:
- the LOC122593012 gene encoding beta-amyrin 28-monooxygenase-like isoform X2 encodes the protein MDLFCYASLVSLLFVIGVSFSLYFMFYYNYKPTIKGKLPPGRKGWPVIGESIEFLSTGWKGHPEKFIFDRMAKFSPLVFRTCLMLEDTAVFCGSSGNKFLFSNENKLVQAWWPSSIDKIFPSNQTSKIEAIKMRKMLPNFFKPEALHRYVPIMDMITQKHFTNEWEGKDKIVTYELTKNFTFWLACKIFVSIDDPERVKYLSIPFESIASGVLSIPIDLPGTPFRRGINAANFIRKELIGIIKQRKIDLGSGKASPTQDILSHMLFYRSDEDGKFMEEYDIADKILGLLIGGHDTASSACAFIVKYLAELPEVYDKVYKEIAKSKVPGELLNWEDLSKMKYSWNVASEVLRLAPPLQGTFREVITDFMYHGYSIPKGWKLYWSAHSTHKNPEFFPEPQKFDPSRFDGNGPAPYTFVPFGGGPRMCPGKEYARLEILVFMHHLIRKFKWEKLIPNEPIVVNPMPSPAKGLPIRLYPHNAQS
- the LOC122593012 gene encoding beta-amyrin 28-monooxygenase-like isoform X1; translated protein: MDLFCYASLVSLLFVIGVSFSLYFMFYYNYKPTIKGKLPPGRKGWPVIGESIEFLSTGWKGHPEKFIFDRMAKFSPLVFRTCLMLEDTAVFCGSSGNKFLFSNENKLVQAWWPSSIDKIFPSNQTSKIEAIKMRKMLPNFFKPEALHRYVPIMDMITQKHFTNEWEGKDKIVTYELTKNFTFWLACKIFVSIDDPERVKYLSIPFESIASGVLSIPIDLPGTPFRRGINAANFIRKELIGIIKQRKIDLGSGKASPTQDILSHMLFYRSDEDGKFMEEYDIADKILGLLIGGHDTASSACAFIVKYLAELPEVYDKVYKEQTEIAKSKVPGELLNWEDLSKMKYSWNVASEVLRLAPPLQGTFREVITDFMYHGYSIPKGWKLYWSAHSTHKNPEFFPEPQKFDPSRFDGNGPAPYTFVPFGGGPRMCPGKEYARLEILVFMHHLIRKFKWEKLIPNEPIVVNPMPSPAKGLPIRLYPHNAQS